From the genome of Pelobacter propionicus DSM 2379, one region includes:
- the pyrF gene encoding orotidine-5'-phosphate decarboxylase: MNRDEARKKIIFALDVNGIAEIDRYAGLLSDRVGMFKIGKELFTACGPEAVATVRRHGGQVFLDLKYHDIPNTVAKAMLEAARLGVQLANLHALGGLEMMETAASAVRREFGDDRPRLLAVTILTSSTAETLRRVGIDHPVEEMVVRLACLAREAGMDGVVASPREIGLIRQACGPDFLIVTPGVRPSFASQDDQKRIMSPDDAVREGADYLVIGRPIAKADDPVRAVDMIVDEIVAGCP, encoded by the coding sequence ATGAATCGCGATGAAGCGCGGAAAAAAATAATCTTTGCCCTGGATGTGAACGGCATAGCTGAGATCGACCGCTATGCCGGGCTGCTTTCGGACAGGGTGGGGATGTTCAAGATCGGCAAGGAACTGTTCACCGCCTGCGGACCGGAGGCGGTCGCCACCGTGCGGCGCCATGGCGGCCAGGTGTTTCTGGACCTGAAGTACCACGACATTCCCAACACGGTGGCCAAGGCAATGTTGGAGGCAGCCCGCCTGGGTGTCCAGTTGGCCAACCTGCATGCTTTGGGCGGTCTGGAGATGATGGAGACCGCTGCCAGCGCGGTGCGTCGCGAGTTCGGCGATGACCGTCCCCGACTGCTGGCGGTGACCATCCTGACCTCTTCAACTGCCGAGACCCTGCGACGGGTGGGGATCGATCACCCCGTGGAAGAGATGGTGGTCCGGCTGGCTTGTCTGGCCCGGGAGGCGGGCATGGACGGCGTGGTCGCCTCGCCGCGGGAGATCGGTCTGATCCGCCAGGCCTGTGGCCCCGACTTCCTGATCGTCACCCCCGGCGTTCGCCCCTCCTTTGCCTCCCAGGATGACCAGAAACGGATCATGAGTCCGGACGATGCCGTCAGAGAGGGGGCCGATTATCTGGTAATCGGGCGCCCCATCGCAAAGGCGGACGATCCGGTCCGTGCCGTTGATATGATCGTGGACGAGATCGTTGCGGGGTGCCCATGA
- the rlmB gene encoding 23S rRNA (guanosine(2251)-2'-O)-methyltransferase RlmB, producing MREELVFGVNPVREALRGKREIFGLYVQSTATDHRLDKILELARERGVRVIRREREDLTRMCGSSHHQGMALKVAPFSYADLDDLIEAGDREDAAGFLLVLDGIQDPHNLGALIRTAACAGASGVVIPRDRACAITPAAEKASAGAVETITVAQVTNIAQSLEKLKRSGYWVYGLSGEADASLYEVAFSGKIALVIGGEGEGIRPLVRKQCDALVSIPLYGGVGSLNASVAGGIALYEVARCLRGEKPGRS from the coding sequence ATGAGAGAGGAACTGGTATTTGGCGTCAATCCGGTTCGGGAGGCGCTGCGCGGCAAACGTGAAATCTTCGGGTTGTACGTTCAGTCAACGGCCACGGACCACCGTCTGGACAAGATCCTGGAACTGGCCAGGGAGCGGGGCGTCAGGGTCATCAGGCGCGAGCGTGAGGACCTGACCCGCATGTGCGGCTCGTCCCACCACCAGGGAATGGCCCTCAAGGTGGCCCCCTTCAGCTATGCCGACCTGGATGACCTGATCGAAGCAGGCGACCGTGAGGATGCTGCCGGTTTTCTGCTGGTCCTGGACGGTATACAGGATCCCCATAACCTGGGGGCGCTGATCCGTACGGCAGCCTGTGCCGGCGCCAGCGGCGTCGTCATTCCCCGCGACCGGGCCTGCGCCATTACGCCGGCAGCGGAGAAGGCCTCGGCCGGTGCAGTGGAAACCATAACGGTGGCCCAGGTAACCAACATTGCTCAGTCACTGGAGAAGTTGAAGAGGTCTGGCTACTGGGTCTATGGTCTGAGCGGCGAGGCGGATGCCTCGCTCTATGAAGTCGCTTTTTCCGGCAAGATCGCTCTGGTGATCGGTGGCGAAGGGGAGGGGATCAGGCCGCTGGTGCGAAAACAGTGCGATGCGCTGGTCTCCATCCCCCTGTACGGCGGTGTCGGCTCCCTGAATGCCTCGGTAGCCGGTGGTATCGCCCTGTACGAGGTGGCCCGCTGTCTGCGGGGCGAGAAACCGGGACGGAGCTGA
- a CDS encoding ABC transporter ATP-binding protein translates to MLRLKNINTYYGKVHALKNVSLHLGEGEIVTLIGANGAGKTTILNTISGVTPAASGELIFEKDAIATLGVDRIVKLGISQVPEGRQVFKPLSVEDNLELGAYLRYRGREGKEAIRQDRDQVYALFPRLKERRKQQAGTMSGGEQQMLAIGRALMAKPRMLLLDEPSMGLAPLVVQEIFRVLETLRRERGTTILLVEQNAKAALRLADRGYVLETGKVILEGPASELMENADVKRAYLGKDKKEIWER, encoded by the coding sequence ATGCTGCGGCTGAAGAACATCAACACCTATTACGGCAAGGTCCACGCCCTCAAGAATGTCTCGCTGCATCTGGGGGAGGGGGAGATCGTCACCCTGATCGGCGCCAACGGCGCGGGGAAGACCACCATCCTGAACACCATCTCCGGGGTCACGCCTGCCGCCTCCGGCGAACTCATCTTTGAAAAGGATGCGATCGCTACCCTGGGGGTCGACCGCATCGTCAAGCTGGGCATTTCCCAGGTTCCCGAGGGGCGCCAGGTGTTCAAGCCGCTCTCCGTGGAGGATAACCTGGAGCTGGGCGCCTACCTGCGCTACCGCGGCCGGGAAGGGAAGGAAGCCATCCGCCAGGATCGGGATCAGGTCTATGCCCTGTTTCCCCGCCTGAAAGAGCGCAGGAAACAGCAGGCAGGCACCATGTCCGGCGGCGAACAGCAGATGCTGGCCATCGGCCGCGCGCTGATGGCAAAGCCCAGGATGCTGCTTCTGGATGAACCCTCCATGGGGCTGGCGCCGCTGGTGGTGCAGGAAATTTTCAGGGTACTGGAGACACTGCGCAGGGAGCGCGGCACAACCATTCTGCTGGTGGAGCAGAACGCCAAGGCGGCGCTCAGGCTGGCCGACCGCGGCTATGTGCTGGAGACCGGCAAGGTGATCCTGGAGGGACCGGCGAGCGAGTTGATGGAGAATGCCGATGTGAAGCGGGCCTACCTGGGCAAGGACAAGAAAGAAATTTGGGAGCGTTGA